One Labeo rohita strain BAU-BD-2019 unplaced genomic scaffold, IGBB_LRoh.1.0 scaffold_30, whole genome shotgun sequence genomic window, ATATGATGCTACTTACAGGTACACAGAAAACAGCATTCTAGATGTAACTGAAACTGGTCCTTTAGACCTCATACAACCATGCCATGAATTCAAAGCCTTCACCAAATCAGAAGGGTACATGAAGGAGAAATACAATTATGAAGTAATTCGATTTGCAGCAGCTTGTATGAATAGTCGCACAAATGGCACCATACATTTCGGAGTGGAAGACAAACCACATGGACAAATTCTGGGTGTTAGAGTCccgaaaaatgatgcatttgcTGATTGGCAGAAGGACGCaattgaaaaacatttcaaattaaaaggaaaaaagaatgtTCAAATAGCAGAAGGAGAAGAGAATGTTCAAAAACCAGATCatgttaaaatagcaaaaatgtgtattaaacCCCCTCGATTTGTTGAAGTTCTCAAAGCTGACATGACATTCTCAGGAAAATATGTCATTGAGGTAGACATTGAGCCGTCCTCCATTGTCTgtaaagacttacattttaCCACTATTGATGTGAACAAAAGTGAacaagataaaaagaaaaaaggtgaCGAGTCTTTATTTATAAGAGACGGCAGCGGCAGCAAGCATATTGGACCTAATTCACAAgagtataataattatattgatACAATGCGAGAGTTGTGCCAGCAGAGGGAGGATGCTGAAGAAAAGCATCTTTCTGTTGTCAAAATCCATGCACATGGCTCTGCATTGTGTGAGATGATAACAGGAGGGACAGATTCTATGGACATGCCAAATTTTACTTCCTACATTGTGGTGGCTAACAAGTCTCATCCTGATCAGCTGGAAAACCTGGATTTCCTTCTTGGTTTGAATCTAGTGGCTGTTCTTGATTTTGATCCACAATCCGCTGAGAATGGCTTAAATAATAAGCTACTCAAACAGAATAAAATGTTCAATGTTCATTTACCTGCTCAGTATGAAGATACAGGTGCAGTTGAAGACAACGCAAGTGATTGGTTTTTCTGTAATGGAGACATTGAAGGGGAAACTCCCTCTGATGCTGATAATTGGTTTACTGAGAAAGGATCCTCTGTGCGTCATGTAGTTTCTTTGCTGTGCAAAAAAGTGTGGCCTCagaagaaattacttgtcatatTCTTGCTATTAAGCCAGGTGAGCAAAGCCAGCGACCCTTTGCTTCAGACCTTTAGTATGTTTCTACAGGAGCTTAGGAGACAAAGCCAAATCTTATGCATCACTGACAATGAAACATCGTACAACCACTGGAATGATCTCATCAAGAAGCGACATAAAACTGACATGTCAAAGTGCATTTATGAGCTAAGTTTTGCTGAAATCAATGGCACCATCCTTAGTCTGTGGTCAGAGATTCGCAAATCAATACGGTTTCTGCCTTCTCGTGGTGGCAGTAAGGTTGTGCTACCAAAGAAAACTGAGAAATCCTTAAATATGCTCAGTATTCTTTGTGTGAACCAATGTGAAGAAGGACATCAAGACATACAGCTATTTGAGGAGAACTTTTACAAGGGAGGGAAGGTGTGTTGGTGGAACTTCTACTACTCAGAACAGCCTGGATCTGGGTTACCGTCAGTCATCAAACGTGACAAGTTAGACTACATTGTAAACACTATTATTCCAAATATGTCGAATCAGAAGAGAGCTTGTGTGTGTTTCAACATCTTCCATCCTCCAGGCTGGGGTGGCACTACATTAGCCATGCATGTTCTGTGGACACTCAAGGAGGAATTCCGCTGTGCAGTGCTGAAAGACACAACAGATGATCTTACTACTGCAGCTAAACAGGTAGTGCAGCTACTAACATATGAGGCAAAGGGGAAACCTACACGACTTCCTGTTTTGCTCATGACTGATCACTTCCAAGACAATCGCAATGTACAAACACTCCAAGATAAAATTGAGGAAGAATGTTTGAACCAGAGCGTTTTTTCTAAATCTCCGCAAGTCATTATTGTCAACTGCCAAAGAGTTGAATCCTGTGAACCAACTGAAGCAACTGTTGATGCAGTTTTCATTCCAAGCTTTTTATCTGAGAAGGAACAGAAACTATTTGAGGAAAAGCTGGAGGAGTTTAagaagaacaacaaaaacactgaaacattttATGTGTCCATGGTTGCCAAAAGCTTTTCATTAAGCTATATTCAGGATGTTGTGAAAAATACCTTGAAGGACTTCAACTTTCAACACAAGCATGCTCAACTTTTTGCTGTTCTTGTCCTCTTGAATGTCTACTCCAAGAATGCATTGCTGTCAGTCTCTACATGTGAAAAGTTTCTTGGTGTGCAAACAAAAGCTGAATCGCGTAATGTTGAAGATGCATTTGAGAAGTTCTCCTCTCTTTTGAAAAGATGCACAGATTCTTCCAGTGTGACCTCTGAAAGCATGAGTGTGATTCACTCAACAGTAGCTCTACAGTGTTTGGAAGAGCTTTTCGCTTCTCACGAagtgacaaaagcacaaattgCTAACCTTCTGCTCACAACTGACTTATTTTATGAGAACCctcaacaacaaaaattcaTGCAGAATGTTCAAGACATGTTCTGGAAGAGGAAAAATTCAGCCGAGCATGAAGACTTCTCTTTTTCAACTCTTATCCAAGATATAAAGAAGCAGACTCCAGGGATGGAAGAAACTGTTCGACTAAATGCAGAAAAGCGCCTCAGAGAAAAAGAAGCGATATTCTAGCTCCTTGCCAGGTACTATTGCATCAAAAAACTGGATTTTACAAAGGCCATGGTTTGGGTAAAGAAGGCCAAAGATCATTTAAGAGATGACTCTGACATATGTGATACAGTATCACAGGtactttttcttgtttttgaaaaaaagacaCCAATGATCCCATCAAGCCAGATAGTCTTGATAggttttttacattgtttaagTATATAGCAGAAGCTTGCAAAAAAACTCAACAAACTCCAAAAGAAGAGGCCGTGACTgaagcacaaaaacaaaatgattacaATACCTACGACACTGCAGGCCATCTTGGTGAACTTCAAACTGCATCTACAGTCATAGCAAATACTgcaaaaaataccatttaagtCAGGTTTTACTTACAGCAATTGGCTTACTCAAGACTGCTTGGGTAAAATTACCATTAAGGATTTGTCAAGAGAGAACCCTGAACTGAAGCACTGTTGTGATGTATTACAGAGACATGAACACTTTCTTCTTCACCTAAAAGAAACAATGAAAcagcatttagattttttcaacaatttatttgtcAACTTAGTTCCCCTTTCTGCTGGTGAAGACAAACAAAATGACCTGACAAAGTGCAAGGTTTCCAGTTACTTTCAGCAATATACTGAActcttttgtggaaaaaaatgtgagCTGGACAAGAATAAGGACGTGAACCAAACGGTTAATGTTGAGCAGATGCGGCAATTTTTGGAGAGCAACAAAGGTGATTC contains:
- the LOC127160202 gene encoding sterile alpha motif domain-containing protein 9-like isoform X2 — its product is MLEIEKDEKYADILHTEGINGADLLHLKKAYFLMQKIPENTIKLIIQKIDHLKEQTQQPNDMVAQSCSLKPYPFNRYDATYRYTENSILDVTETGPLDLIQPCHEFKAFTKSEGYMKEKYNYEVIRFAAACMNSRTNGTIHFGVEDKPHGQILGVRVPKNDAFADWQKDAIEKHFKLKGKKNVQIAEGEENVQKPDHVKIAKMCIKPPRFVEVLKADMTFSGKYVIEVDIEPSSIVCKDLHFTTIDVNKSEQDKKKKGDESLFIRDGSGSKHIGPNSQEYNNYIDTMRELCQQREDAEEKHLSVVKIHAHGSALCEMITGGTDSMDMPNFTSYIVVANKSHPDQLENLDFLLGLNLVAVLDFDPQSAENGLNNKLLKQNKMFNVHLPAQYEDTGAVEDNASDWFFCNGDIEGETPSDADNWFTEKGSSVRHVVSLLCKKVWPQKKLLVIFLLLSQVSKASDPLLQTFSMFLQELRRQSQILCITDNETSYNHWNDLIKKRHKTDMSKCIYELSFAEINGTILSLWSEIRKSIRFLPSRGGSKVVLPKKTEKSLNMLSILCVNQCEEGHQDIQLFEENFYKGGKVCWWNFYYSEQPGSGLPSVIKRDKLDYIVNTIIPNMSNQKRACVCFNIFHPPGWGGTTLAMHVLWTLKEEFRCAVLKDTTDDLTTAAKQVVQLLTYEAKGKPTRLPVLLMTDHFQDNRNVQTLQDKIEEECLNQSVFSKSPQVIIVNCQRVESCEPTEATVDAVFIPSFLSEKEQKLFEEKLEEFKKNNKNTETFYVSMVAKSFSLSYIQDVVKNTLKDFNFQHKHAQLFAVLVLLNVYSKNALLSVSTCEKFLGVQTKAESRNVEDAFEKFSSLLKRCTDSSSVTSESMSVIHSTVALQCLEELFASHEVTKAQIANLLLTTDLFYENPQQQKFMQNVQDMFWKRKNSAEHEDFSFSTLIQDIKKQTPGMEETVRLNAEKRLREKEAIF
- the LOC127160202 gene encoding sterile alpha motif domain-containing protein 9-like isoform X1, with translation MDTPRHSKKNKGKTALSSERPEDISDWNRDDVKQWMLEIEKDEKYADILHTEGINGADLLHLKKAYFLMQKIPENTIKLIIQKIDHLKEQTQQPNDMVAQSCSLKPYPFNRYDATYRYTENSILDVTETGPLDLIQPCHEFKAFTKSEGYMKEKYNYEVIRFAAACMNSRTNGTIHFGVEDKPHGQILGVRVPKNDAFADWQKDAIEKHFKLKGKKNVQIAEGEENVQKPDHVKIAKMCIKPPRFVEVLKADMTFSGKYVIEVDIEPSSIVCKDLHFTTIDVNKSEQDKKKKGDESLFIRDGSGSKHIGPNSQEYNNYIDTMRELCQQREDAEEKHLSVVKIHAHGSALCEMITGGTDSMDMPNFTSYIVVANKSHPDQLENLDFLLGLNLVAVLDFDPQSAENGLNNKLLKQNKMFNVHLPAQYEDTGAVEDNASDWFFCNGDIEGETPSDADNWFTEKGSSVRHVVSLLCKKVWPQKKLLVIFLLLSQVSKASDPLLQTFSMFLQELRRQSQILCITDNETSYNHWNDLIKKRHKTDMSKCIYELSFAEINGTILSLWSEIRKSIRFLPSRGGSKVVLPKKTEKSLNMLSILCVNQCEEGHQDIQLFEENFYKGGKVCWWNFYYSEQPGSGLPSVIKRDKLDYIVNTIIPNMSNQKRACVCFNIFHPPGWGGTTLAMHVLWTLKEEFRCAVLKDTTDDLTTAAKQVVQLLTYEAKGKPTRLPVLLMTDHFQDNRNVQTLQDKIEEECLNQSVFSKSPQVIIVNCQRVESCEPTEATVDAVFIPSFLSEKEQKLFEEKLEEFKKNNKNTETFYVSMVAKSFSLSYIQDVVKNTLKDFNFQHKHAQLFAVLVLLNVYSKNALLSVSTCEKFLGVQTKAESRNVEDAFEKFSSLLKRCTDSSSVTSESMSVIHSTVALQCLEELFASHEVTKAQIANLLLTTDLFYENPQQQKFMQNVQDMFWKRKNSAEHEDFSFSTLIQDIKKQTPGMEETVRLNAEKRLREKEAIF